The following proteins come from a genomic window of Iamia sp. SCSIO 61187:
- the cysT gene encoding sulfate ABC transporter permease subunit CysT: MATTVAGLGGRSARTRRSAASGGIGLASGVGLGTALLWLSLLVLLPLSAVVARATTGGWDGFRETLSNPNTAAALRLTIGMAALVTVVSSVMGTLIAWVLVRDHFWGKRVLEVLIDLPFALPTIVAGLVLLQLYGPKGPTPVDVTGTRASVFLAFLFVTLPFVVRTVQPVLLEIDREVEEAAASLGASRATTFRRVILPSLTPAIASGAALSFARAISEYGSLVLLSGNLPLRTEVTSVRILTYIEGGRNADAAVVATVLLAVALVVIVLLDVIQRRVSRRG, encoded by the coding sequence GTGGCCACGACGGTCGCGGGCCTGGGCGGCCGATCGGCGCGCACGCGCCGGTCGGCCGCATCCGGCGGCATCGGCCTCGCCTCGGGCGTCGGCCTCGGCACCGCCCTGCTCTGGTTGAGCCTCCTGGTGCTCCTCCCGCTCTCGGCGGTGGTGGCCCGGGCCACCACCGGCGGGTGGGACGGGTTCCGGGAGACGTTGTCGAACCCGAACACGGCCGCCGCCCTGCGGCTGACGATCGGCATGGCTGCGCTGGTCACCGTCGTGAGCTCGGTCATGGGCACGCTCATCGCATGGGTCCTGGTGCGCGACCACTTCTGGGGCAAGCGGGTGCTCGAGGTGCTGATCGACCTGCCCTTCGCCCTGCCGACGATCGTCGCCGGGCTGGTGCTGCTCCAGCTCTACGGGCCCAAGGGGCCGACGCCGGTGGACGTCACGGGCACGCGGGCCTCGGTCTTCCTGGCCTTCCTGTTCGTGACGCTGCCGTTCGTCGTGCGCACCGTGCAGCCGGTGCTGCTGGAGATCGACCGCGAGGTCGAGGAGGCGGCCGCCTCGCTCGGGGCCAGCCGCGCCACCACCTTCCGGCGGGTGATCCTGCCCAGCCTGACCCCGGCGATCGCCTCGGGAGCCGCGCTCTCGTTCGCCCGGGCGATCAGCGAGTACGGCTCGCTGGTGCTCCTGTCGGGGAACCTGCCGCTGCGGACCGAGGTCACCTCCGTCCGGATCCTCACCTACATCGAGGGGGGCCGGAACGCCGACGCCGCCGTGGTCGCCACCGTCCTGCTGGCCGTGGCCCTCGTCGTCATCGTGCTGCTCGACGTGATCCAGAGGCGGGTGAGCCGCCGTGGCTGA
- a CDS encoding transglutaminase family protein yields the protein MSVYRVTHRTEYRYQEEVTASYGQTHLLPRAAPGQEPQDATVSFWPVPDDRRTRTDFHGNRCIAFSILAPHLRLTVEATSTVEVTGPPAPTLTADMPWEVARDEIRRSTDPVGLEAREMALASPRVGLSPAVRDYAAPSFRPGRPLLDAVVDLAHRIHTDFAYDPSATDVGTTVDEALAARGGVCQDFAHLAIACVRAQGLAARYVSGYLETDPPPGRPRLEGADATHAWLAVHLPGDGWVGIDPTNDVLAGDRHITTAWGRDYGDVPPVEGIIFTEGRTHSMEVAVDVVRL from the coding sequence ATGAGCGTCTACCGGGTCACCCACCGGACCGAGTACCGCTACCAGGAGGAGGTCACCGCCAGCTACGGCCAGACCCACCTCCTCCCCCGCGCCGCCCCCGGCCAGGAGCCGCAGGACGCCACGGTGTCGTTCTGGCCCGTGCCCGACGACCGGCGCACCCGCACCGACTTCCACGGCAACCGGTGCATCGCCTTCTCGATCCTCGCCCCGCACCTGCGGCTCACGGTCGAGGCGACGAGCACCGTCGAGGTCACCGGCCCGCCGGCGCCGACGCTGACGGCCGACATGCCGTGGGAGGTGGCCCGCGACGAGATCCGCCGCTCCACCGACCCCGTCGGCCTCGAGGCGCGGGAGATGGCGCTGGCCTCGCCCCGGGTCGGCCTCAGCCCCGCAGTGCGGGACTACGCGGCGCCGTCGTTCCGGCCCGGCCGTCCGCTGCTCGACGCCGTCGTGGACCTGGCGCACCGGATCCACACCGACTTCGCCTACGACCCCAGCGCCACCGACGTGGGCACGACCGTCGACGAGGCCCTCGCCGCCCGCGGGGGCGTGTGCCAGGACTTCGCCCACCTGGCCATCGCCTGCGTGCGGGCCCAGGGCCTGGCCGCCCGGTACGTGAGCGGGTACCTGGAGACCGACCCGCCCCCGGGTCGTCCCCGCCTCGAGGGCGCCGACGCCACCCACGCCTGGCTGGCCGTGCACCTGCCCGGCGACGGGTGGGTCGGCATCGACCCGACCAACGACGTCCTCGCCGGCGACCGCCACATCACCACGGCGTGGGGCCGCGACTACGGCGACGTCCCGCCTGTCGAGGGCATCATCTTCACCGAGGGCCGGACCCACTCCATGGAGGTCGCCGTCGACGTGGTGCGCCTGTGA
- a CDS encoding sulfate ABC transporter permease subunit: protein MADAPRPKVRRRGPLTYIFRAIVIGYLFLLVAWPVSLVAKQTFADGLGTLSSAFGDEEVTAALGLTVRVALVSVLINLVFGLGISILLVRHRFPGRRLLSALVDVPLSVSPVVVGLSLVLVYGGRDGWFGPALEDAGFQIIFATPGIIMATTFVALPLVIREVVPVLEEIGIDQEQAARSLGANAVQTFRRITLPAIRWAVVYGVVLSLARSLGEFGAVKVVAGNVGGKTRTATLAVEHEYQQFGAENLASAYAIAFLLAAVAVVCIAVVSFLRPESEER from the coding sequence GTGGCTGACGCCCCCCGCCCGAAGGTCCGCCGGCGCGGTCCGCTGACCTACATCTTCCGCGCCATCGTCATCGGCTACCTGTTCCTCCTGGTGGCGTGGCCCGTCTCGCTGGTCGCCAAGCAGACCTTCGCCGACGGCCTCGGCACCCTCTCGAGCGCCTTCGGCGACGAGGAGGTCACCGCCGCCCTCGGTCTGACCGTGCGGGTCGCGCTGGTGTCGGTCCTGATCAACCTGGTGTTCGGCCTGGGGATCTCCATCCTGCTGGTCCGCCACCGGTTCCCGGGACGCCGGCTGCTCAGCGCCCTGGTCGACGTCCCGCTGTCGGTGTCGCCGGTCGTCGTCGGGCTGTCGCTCGTGCTCGTCTACGGCGGTCGCGACGGATGGTTCGGCCCGGCGCTCGAGGACGCCGGCTTCCAGATCATCTTCGCCACCCCGGGGATCATCATGGCCACCACGTTCGTGGCCCTCCCGCTGGTGATCCGCGAGGTCGTGCCCGTGCTGGAGGAGATCGGCATCGACCAGGAGCAGGCGGCCCGGAGCCTCGGGGCCAACGCCGTCCAGACGTTCCGCCGCATCACCCTCCCCGCCATCAGGTGGGCGGTCGTCTACGGCGTCGTCCTCAGCCTGGCCCGGTCGCTGGGGGAGTTCGGCGCCGTCAAGGTCGTCGCCGGCAACGTCGGCGGCAAGACCCGCACCGCGACCCTCGCGGTGGAGCACGAGTACCAGCAGTTCGGCGCCGAGAACCTGGCCTCGGCCTACGCCATCGCCTTCCTCCTGGCGGCGGTCGCCGTGGTCTGCATCGCCGTGGTGTCGTTCCTGCGACCCGAGTCCGAGGAGAGGTGA
- a CDS encoding sulfate/molybdate ABC transporter ATP-binding protein: MSIEVRGVEKRFGDFVALSGIDVSIPTGQLTALLGPSGGGKSTLLRIIAGLEDADAGTIEIEGVESTHLPPQKRNVGFVFQHYAAFKHLTVARNVAFGLEIRKRPKAEVRAKVQELLELVHLEQFADRLPGQLSGGQRQRMALARALAVEPTVLLLDEPFGALDAKVRKELREWLRRLHDEVHVTTVFVTHDQEEALEVADEIVVINDGRIEQIGPPDALYDAPANDFVMRFLGPVTQLGDHLVRPHDLALSASGPGGSAPGAVVPGTVQRITRVGFEVRIDVATDDQVVLVTMTRTELAGLGLAVGDRAWVRIVDGAPTVRAVGRPPDEPVLAAL; this comes from the coding sequence ATGAGCATCGAGGTCCGTGGCGTCGAGAAGCGGTTCGGGGACTTCGTCGCCCTCTCCGGCATCGACGTCAGCATCCCCACCGGGCAGCTGACCGCCCTGCTGGGCCCCAGCGGCGGGGGCAAGTCCACCCTGCTGCGGATCATCGCCGGGCTGGAGGACGCCGACGCCGGCACCATCGAGATCGAGGGGGTCGAGTCGACCCACCTGCCCCCGCAGAAGCGCAACGTCGGCTTCGTGTTCCAGCACTACGCCGCCTTCAAGCACCTCACCGTGGCCCGCAACGTGGCCTTCGGGCTCGAGATCCGCAAGCGGCCCAAGGCCGAGGTCAGGGCCAAGGTCCAGGAGCTGCTCGAGCTTGTGCACCTGGAGCAGTTCGCCGATCGCCTGCCCGGGCAGCTCTCCGGCGGCCAGCGACAGCGCATGGCCCTGGCCCGGGCCCTGGCCGTCGAGCCGACCGTGCTGCTCCTCGACGAGCCCTTCGGCGCCCTGGACGCCAAGGTCCGCAAGGAGCTGCGCGAGTGGCTGCGACGCCTGCACGACGAGGTCCACGTCACGACCGTCTTCGTCACCCACGACCAGGAGGAGGCGCTGGAGGTCGCCGACGAGATCGTCGTCATCAACGACGGGCGCATCGAGCAGATCGGCCCGCCCGACGCCCTCTACGACGCACCGGCCAACGACTTCGTCATGCGGTTCCTGGGCCCCGTCACCCAGCTCGGCGACCACCTCGTCCGGCCCCACGACCTGGCCCTCTCGGCGTCGGGCCCCGGCGGGTCGGCGCCGGGCGCCGTCGTCCCCGGCACCGTCCAGCGCATCACCCGGGTCGGGTTCGAGGTGCGCATCGACGTCGCCACCGACGACCAGGTCGTCCTCGTCACCATGACCCGCACCGAGCTGGCCGGCCTGGGCCTGGCCGTGGGCGACCGCGCCTGGGTCCGCATCGTCGACGGTGCCCCCACCGTCCGCGCCGTCGGCCGCCCGCCGGACGAGCCCGTCCTCGCCGCCCTCTGA
- a CDS encoding putative zinc-binding metallopeptidase → MRPYECSRCGGLLDIGDGVCPRCAAPLGFALPLDDVLVLDGPDGDGWVRCAEHPSLGCTWVIRPDDGPRCESCRLTRTVPGDDDPRDHAHLVVIEQAKRRLVVQLRRIGLPIVDRAADPEAGLAFDLLSTRFEPVTIGHADGVITIDLAESDDAHREMLRAQLDEPYRTVLGHLRHEVGHYFWGVLIARAGRHEGFRALFGDERASYQDALDRHYAVGAPVGWQERWVSAYATMHPWEDWAETFAHYLHIRDTLDTAGAFGMSLAGPDEGTAVGAVAPSGDVDDESFWSVARDWTALATALNAVNRSMGHADLYPFALTPPVIEKLAYVHDLVRGAT, encoded by the coding sequence GTGAGGCCCTACGAGTGCTCCCGGTGCGGGGGACTGCTGGACATCGGCGACGGGGTGTGCCCGCGGTGCGCGGCGCCGCTCGGCTTCGCCCTTCCGCTCGACGACGTCCTCGTCCTCGACGGCCCCGACGGTGACGGCTGGGTGCGGTGCGCCGAGCACCCGTCGCTCGGCTGCACGTGGGTGATCCGGCCCGACGACGGTCCCCGGTGCGAGTCGTGCCGGCTCACCCGCACGGTCCCCGGCGACGACGACCCGCGCGACCACGCCCACCTCGTGGTGATCGAGCAGGCGAAGCGGCGGCTCGTCGTCCAGCTCCGCCGGATCGGCCTCCCGATCGTCGACCGGGCCGCCGATCCGGAGGCGGGGCTCGCCTTCGACCTCCTGTCGACCCGGTTCGAGCCGGTGACGATCGGCCACGCCGACGGGGTGATCACCATCGACCTGGCCGAGAGCGACGACGCCCACCGGGAGATGCTCCGCGCCCAGCTCGACGAGCCGTACCGCACCGTCCTCGGCCACCTCCGCCACGAGGTCGGGCACTACTTCTGGGGGGTCCTCATCGCCCGGGCCGGGCGCCACGAGGGGTTCCGGGCCCTGTTCGGCGACGAGCGGGCGAGCTACCAGGACGCCCTCGACCGCCACTACGCCGTCGGCGCCCCGGTCGGCTGGCAGGAGCGCTGGGTCAGTGCCTACGCCACCATGCACCCGTGGGAGGACTGGGCCGAGACCTTCGCCCACTACCTCCACATCCGCGACACGCTCGACACCGCCGGCGCCTTCGGGATGTCGCTCGCCGGACCCGACGAGGGCACCGCCGTCGGGGCGGTCGCGCCGTCGGGTGACGTCGACGACGAGAGCTTCTGGTCCGTCGCCCGGGACTGGACCGCCCTGGCGACGGCCCTCAACGCCGTGAACCGGTCGATGGGCCACGCCGACCTCTACCCGTTCGCCCTCACGCCCCCGGTCATCGAGAAGCTGGCCTACGTCCACGACCTCGTCCGCGGCGCGACCTGA